DNA from Prunus persica cultivar Lovell chromosome G6, Prunus_persica_NCBIv2, whole genome shotgun sequence:
CGTCTAGCTTCCATCTCACCGCATAAcaattttaacattttctcGTTCCCGCATCTGTATAGTCCTAGACATAAATCAGATAAGATGCTTGAATCAAGAGCTAAAGATCTCTCAAACATTTATTTCAAGACTTCGACGGCTCCATCAAAATCCCTGTTATTGCAGAAGCTAGATATCAGCATTTTAAAAGTATGCTCATCAGGATGATAACCACTCCTTATCATGCTTTTACATAACTCGAAGGCACGGTCCGAGTTCTTTCTCACACACTGCCCCTCAATAAGGGCAGAAAAGGTTGCGGCATTTGGGACAAAGCGCTTTCTATCAAGTTCTTTAACCAGATAAGCAGCTTTCTTTGTCTTACCCTCCTTGCAGAGTCCCAAAATCAATGCATTATAAGTCAGGAAATCAGCATTATAAGTCGGAGCAGAAGCAGCAGCGAGATGGAAAGTTGGGCGCTGCAACTTGAACGTGTATAATATGATTCTGAACTGAACTCGTTCGAACCTAATATGAAATAGCATGGTGTTCGCGACTCTAGTCTACAATGCAAAGAAATGGAgatttcattatttatttgaagaaattaataaaacctCATTTAAAAAGTACAAGGAAGATCATGATCATGTGTGGCTCTCGAATAATCATTTTAATCTTGTCTCTGTGTCTGTCTT
Protein-coding regions in this window:
- the LOC109949760 gene encoding pentatricopeptide repeat-containing protein At5g39710-like, with the protein product MSGSKVLLTYKRKRQSRTDPVQVHECRISLFVAPDDTSLSKPPDLKVHLIDKRSSENYNRNYATRVANTMLFHIRFERVQFRIILYTFKLQRPTFHLAAASAPTYNADFLTYNALILGLCKEGKTKKAAYLVKELDRKRFVPNAATFSALIEGQCVRKNSDRAFELCKSMIRSGYHPDEHTFKMLISSFCNNRDFDGAVEVLK